Proteins found in one Scardovia inopinata JCM 12537 genomic segment:
- a CDS encoding MFS transporter produces the protein MIGLLLCVIYLSFISLGLPDSLLGAAWPTIYPQFGVPVSYAGILSFVISLGTIISALMSDRITYKIGPGKVTAFSVGLTAAALLGFSLSGNFWLLVLFAIPYGLGAGGVDAALNNYVAIHYASHHMSWLHCMWGIGASISPSIMSFALTHNHDWHMGYRYISILQLILTTIVIFSLPLWKDRQIVGSMPERSQMEGDREKEGEDKRLKPLKFRQIFAIRGASEIMVMFFCYCALETTAGMWASSYMVLTKGIERSTAAQWASFFYIGITIGRAVSGFLTMRFNDPTMIRIGEGLLILGALILMIPFPGTGSSLVGLITVGLGCAPIYPCVIHATPKYFGADKSQAIIGVQMACAYTGTLAVPSVFGLIAKSCGAAVFPFFLLIFILIMTLMHEIVRRKTGVIFD, from the coding sequence ATGATTGGTCTGCTCCTCTGTGTAATTTATCTTAGTTTTATCAGTTTGGGACTGCCCGACTCCCTCCTGGGAGCAGCCTGGCCCACTATCTATCCTCAGTTTGGAGTACCAGTTTCTTATGCTGGCATCCTGTCTTTTGTTATCTCCCTGGGGACTATTATTTCCGCTTTGATGAGCGACAGAATTACCTATAAAATAGGCCCGGGGAAGGTCACTGCTTTTTCTGTGGGGCTTACTGCCGCTGCTTTGCTAGGATTTTCCTTGTCAGGGAATTTCTGGCTCCTCGTTCTTTTTGCCATTCCCTATGGTCTGGGTGCAGGAGGAGTGGATGCAGCTCTGAATAATTATGTGGCTATACATTATGCATCTCATCACATGAGCTGGCTGCATTGTATGTGGGGGATCGGAGCGTCCATTAGCCCCTCGATTATGAGTTTTGCCCTAACTCACAATCATGATTGGCACATGGGCTATCGCTATATATCCATTCTTCAGCTTATTCTCACCACTATCGTTATTTTCAGTCTTCCCCTATGGAAAGATAGGCAAATAGTGGGTTCCATGCCGGAACGGTCCCAGATGGAGGGGGATCGTGAGAAGGAGGGAGAGGATAAACGACTTAAACCTTTAAAATTCCGGCAGATTTTTGCTATTCGCGGTGCCAGCGAGATTATGGTGATGTTTTTCTGTTACTGCGCTCTGGAAACCACAGCGGGAATGTGGGCGAGCAGCTATATGGTACTGACCAAGGGAATTGAAAGATCTACAGCTGCCCAGTGGGCCAGTTTCTTTTATATAGGAATTACAATCGGCAGAGCTGTCAGTGGCTTCTTGACCATGCGTTTCAATGACCCCACCATGATTCGCATAGGAGAAGGTCTCTTGATTCTCGGTGCTTTAATTCTTATGATTCCTTTTCCCGGAACGGGTTCATCCCTAGTTGGCTTGATCACCGTTGGTTTAGGCTGCGCCCCTATCTATCCCTGTGTTATTCATGCAACTCCCAAGTATTTTGGGGCAGACAAATCTCAGGCCATCATTGGGGTTCAAATGGCCTGTGCTTATACCGGTACATTGGCAGTGCCGTCTGTCTTTGGTCTTATAGCCAAGTCTTGTGGCGCAGCGGTCTTCCCTTTCTTTCTGCTGATTTTTATTCTGATTATGACCTTAATGCATGAAATCGTTCGCAGGAAAACCGGTGTTATTTTTGACTGA